Part of the Sphaerodactylus townsendi isolate TG3544 linkage group LG10, MPM_Stown_v2.3, whole genome shotgun sequence genome is shown below.
TTTTAATAGAAAACAAAGAAGGTGAGAACACATACCTTTTGCGTGGTTTATTTCATGCTGATTTTGAAACGATCGAGGTTCCGAAGATGTCGGGATAATCGCAGACTCGAGTATTGAGATGGCTTCTCTAACGTGTCCAGGTGCTCTAACGTGCTCTTGGTCCCTATGCGATCCCTGTGCTTTTAGAGAACATTCGGTTATTTCTCCCTGGTTTAAGACAAAGGGTTTTAATTGTGCTTCAGCTCCTGAGCTTATGTCTTCCCGATGGCTAGTTTGTTCAGCAGGAAATTCTTTCAGTAACACTTTTGCATGATTTGGATTAGCATCGAGAACTTTTGATACGGCACTAGCTTCGCTAAGCAGTAAATTCTCCGCTCCTTGACTCTCAGTTGCTATAGCAGCACAATGGGAAACACTTTCGATATGATCTGCTTTCCTTGAgacgggagcagaagcagcagcaacaggattGAGGAAGATCTGAGAGGTAGGAATATTGTGGACAAAAGTTTCTGCGTGCAAATTCCCCCAGTTGGGCAGCCCATCGATCTCCGAGACAGAGTCTTCAGTCAACGCTAGAAACTCAGAAGGCGTCTGCACCATGGTCACGTCAGCGGAAAGCATCGGTGACTGCAAAGAGCTGCCTACACATTCTACAACCTCAGGAGAACATGATGGAGAAGACCTAACAGATCGGGGTTCACTTTCAACACTGGGTTTAATATCCAGCAGGCAAGAAGACGGTTGGACACACAAAACTGACTGGCTttgaggaactggttttgataaCTTGTAGTGTGTGGAGAAGGATTTGGGAAGAAGTTTCCTTGAGGAATGTTTGACAGAGGACCTGCTTTGCTCCTCTGTAAATCCAGAATCGTCCCCTTCATTTTTCCCAGACCGAATGCAATTTATGAAGACATTCTTATTGGCTGAATgttccctccccttttcaaagTCCTCCGTCACAGACCTTGTTATCTTCTTGCTTCGAGAACTTCCAAAGCCAACAGAATGCCTCCCCCGGCTTTTCACATGCTCCTCCAAACCAAGCTTTTGCAAAGTGTTGTGGTTGGACTGAGCACCGTTGGAAATGGCTGCATTTTGGTTCAGAGATTCAGCCTTCTGTTCGCTCCCTTTCTTGTGGTGGAAGCTAATTGAAGGGGTGCGGAACAGGCTCCTGCGTTTGCCTGTGCTACCTGAGCTGGAATTGGTGCTGGAGGGAGAAGAGCTGTGGACACCAGTGGTGCTGTTGGAAGTGGGCGATGATGGAAGGGAGTCGCGCCTTCGGCTAATACTTCTCCTGAATATTGGCAACCGGGACACAATGATTGAACGCCTTGATCCTGAGTCCCCCATCAGGATCCTTTGTACTTGGCCAGGATCGGCCAATATTAAAATCTGTAAGGGTAGAGAAGAagaaagtattattattttgttgttgagAAGAAACTTACAGACACATTCAGCTTTAATCTTCATAATTACAACAAGAGCTTTCAGAATCAAAAGGCCCCAGAATATTATCTATTCCATTGTCCTTGCAGTCATATGATCCCAGAGAGCCAATCATAGGTCACTACCTGCGTACATCTCCAAGTTCCACTGTATTTCTAATCTATCTGGACAGCACATTACTAGCATATGTGAGCGTACTGTCAAGTCAGAGTTGACTTGAATGCATTCTGCTCTGTTTTGTGGTGATGTATATTCATTGCTTCCATATCAGGAGAGTGAACTGATTGCCAACGAACTGAGAGGCCGGTGTTATGTGATTTATGCCTCCAAGTCTGTTTCAAGGGAACTGCTGAACACACAAGTCTTCCTTGACATTGCTACATTGAATAACTTTATTAACAATCTATCAATTATCTCTGAACCAGGACTTCACAGAGGGACTGAGAGTTCGTGGTCAACTTTGGAATGAATGTGTGAACAGcatattatttgggtgctgtgcagtttccggggctgtatggccgtgttctagcagcattctctcctgacgtttcgcctgcatctgtggctggcatcttcagaggcatattatTTTCCTGGTTATGGTTGATATTGCTTCTACACTGTACATATTGTCATAGGTTTTTTGCTCTTTGcacacattttttcattttttttcactgttgcACTTTAATAAATAGCTGCACCTCAGCTTAGTGCCTGCTGGCAGCCAGGGTACAGTGGTTTCTCTCCTTCTTAGAccttggagggttttcaaggcaagaggtggtttgccattcagaggtggtttgccattgctctgcCTCCATGACATACCCCGGCAGTTCTTGAAGGTCCAAATTCTAACCGGGGCCaacccggcttagcttctgagatccgtcAAGGTTAGGCTAGCCTGGGGATATCCAAGTCAGGGGCCACaaaattatttctctctctctctccacttccAGATTGTCCCTCACTTTTTCCACTGTTGCCCAAAACCCAGCTTTTCGTCCACCCTGCTCTATGAATTTTACACCTCACCAACCATAGTAGGCTAGTGCAACTTTGCAAACACTCAAAGCTGGACACTTGAGATGCACTCCTTTATCAACCTAATGCTGGCTATAGCATGTCACAAGGACACTAACAAACACAGTCAACTTTTTAATACTAAATTATCATAATAATGCAATAACTGTTCTGGTGGAACAGATCTAATGTTTCACATAGTGGTTACCAAGACCAGCAAAAGTCAACAAACAAGGTATAAAGGCCAAGGACTCCCTCAATGAGGGAAGGGCTTCCTTGCACTAGTAAGCAGAGGTTTACTTCCACTGAATATGGAGATTCCCTTGAGTAACAATGGCGAGCAGTTATTGATAGACTTTTTTCTAATCAAACCAGAGCCTCCAATTCCAGTTCTCCAAAGTAACATTGTTTACCTCAGTAAGCATCCAGAGATGAGAAcctcaggcggattccgcatgggcccaaaacagtggtgtgaaaacggtgtaaaatggtttaaaatggtgtaaaagggtttacattgttttcacaccactgttttgggcccatgcggaatccgcctcaggGATCACTTTATACTGAAAGTGAGGATACTTTTTCATCTCTGCTCCTAAGAGCTGTCTTCACATGGTATTGAGCCCCAGAACATAAAAATGAACACTAATGAATCAAACTGATCAGGAGAAACAACAGGTTCTGAGCTTCAAATACCTAGTAACTAATTTTCCTCCTTCTCTGGATGAAAGCCACTCTTCCACAAATGATTTTTTAACATGTTTTCCGTCGTGCTGTGTTTACACCTTTATGTACACATTTCTTATTCATCATGCTCCCTTCTCATTTGTCCATCAGTTCCTCCTTGGTTCCCACATACATGACCCTTCAAGTATTTTAGCATTTGAAAGAATGAAAAGGTTGGATGAAGCTGCCATTATTTCCTCAGAATAAACATCTCCATAAACAAACCCCTCACCTTTCCTAAGAAAAATGGCTCAGCAATCCCATTCTGCTTTTCATCCCAGAACGTAACTCTCTAAAGCTGGTCTGATATTTGGTTATTGACCAtcaataaagtcttcttctaaaGCTGGTCTGGACTCCTGGCAGTCACAAACCACACTATGAACTGTGCCTCACCTGGACTTCCCACACTTTCTAACTTTAGTGCCATCTTGAGACCGCAAAACCAAAGGAGCTGTCCAGCAGCCAGAATACATagctagtgagccatttttggaTTGGTTGCAGAGAACTGTGCAGGCCTGCTCAAATACATTTGTAATATCCAGCCCAAACGGCAAAAACAAATTGCCTGGATAATCACGCTAAAGCTCTGGAGGCTGTTTATTTCCCACTGAAGAAATTAACTTTGTGTTAGGCCTTTTTGTATTCCAATTTCTTATCATTATTTCTCATTTTTACAGCACGCTTTACAATTCTCATCTTAAATGGCCTCATAAAAATTATATGAGTTAAGATAGGTTGAAAGACAGCAACTTGCTAAGGAGTATCCGGGGAACTTTACAGAGCAGGGATTTAAATATGACTTTCCATCCCTCCCTTCAACCTTTCCCCCCCTACAGTTCCACTAATCCCATGTTGCTCATTCCCTGTGTCTAAGACACCTGTGAGagtctttttcctgcctttttcattTCGCAAATTACATTGTATAATTTTCCCTGAAATTGTTTTTCGATGTATATTGGTTTCCAAGAGCAGTTCCTTTTGGCGCAGGCATCAAGCACGTAGCATCTGCATAATCGGTTCACaagttcaaagcacttcacaaaCGTTATTGCAGTAATACTTGCAACAGTCATGTAAAATGTTGCATTTTAATATTGGGTTGCATTGGTGTCGGTGAATCGTTCCGATGAACAGCACATGATTTTGAGGGGTGGGAATATACAGCCAGCACTAGAAAGAAAGTGGCCCAAGGGAGGACCTGACACAtactttattcattttatttatttagcttctataccgcccctccccttgcgGGTTTGGGGCAGTTTAACATAATATCCAACACAgtaaaattcctttaaaaaccaaatCTTAATAAATATAAACCATTTTACAATTTATCAGATGGCGACAAAATCTAGAATCAGCGAGTGTGCGGAACAGATAAAAATCTAATCTAACAAACATCAATATGGAACAAATGAAATAACTTGACTAAAATGAAGTAAAGAGGGAGGTCAAAATATGGTAGGCATTGCTGCCCCAACAAtatgccttgcaggccctgcagaactgtatcaGGTCCCATAGGTTCCTGGTCTGACTCAAAAGAGCGTTCTACCAGGTCAGAGCCAGGGTCAAAAAGAGCCCTGTCCCTGGCTGAGGTGAGCCAGACTTCCTTTAGGCCAGGGACCACAGGCAGATTTATCAAATGATCGCCAGTTTGTTAGCATGGCTATCACAGAGATAGCGCCTGTACATGCAGTCCCTCCTCTCTGATTGGGAACATTCAAAAAGAAGTATCCCCAATCACAGGGACGGAGCATACGTATAGACACTTCCTCTTCCTGTAGTTGCCGAACTCACAAGCCAGCAATCATGTGGAGGTGCAGGGCCAGGCCAGCGAACTCATGCCCAGTTGCTCTCCTTGCACATTCAGCAGTGTGTGCAGGGGTTGTGTATAGAGCAGCCAAGAAAGCATGCAAGAGAGAAAATATGAGGAGGAAGGTTGTGTACAGTGGAATTTATCTGCCAAAATGTTGACTGCACATCTCTGTTATCCCTTTATTACAAGAGGACTTGCCCAAGGATACCTAAAGGTGCTGGAGGAATAGAATGAGAATGAAACTGTCTACCGCACAACACTCTTTCCTTTCTGGACACATGTAGAAGCGTGTACACACTTCCACACACATTTCCTGAGCAAGAGACTCTTCTTACTATGTAGCTCCTCAGCACAATTCAGCACAAAGCTACAGAAGATCCGTTGAATGCTGATCTGCAGATTTTAATTCACCTTATGAAGATACAATGGGCTCCCTTCTGGCACTTATTTTTTCTAGACATAATTATTTCTATGCATGCGGAACCAGCAGTCGGAATTACAGCCCCAAGGGGGAAAGAAACTACAGTTCTGACTTCCAGGTGATACCTCATCAGGACTTACGAGCGCGCAGTGTCAGGATATAATCTACAGAAATGCAAAATTGGGAAGGCAGTTCCTCGGGGGGCTATATTCCAGCACAGACCCAAATAAACTGAAACGCTGGCAAAGCAGTTTGCGTGGGGGAATATTTTACTTTTCTAATGAATTGTCCACATGTGCAGAAAGAAGGGCTCATGGGGAGAAGAGGAAACACAGTATATTCAGCATACAGCCAAAGCAGGAGATACGAGGGTAAAAGCATGCTCTCTCTGTACGTATTTTATTTACACAGCTCACAGACATgatgatttaaaataataatataatcaaATAAAGCAAAATCCACACAAAATCTAATATTCCTGTCAGGAAGAGACCCTTTCCCTCTTTCCACCTcgtttccccttcctttctctaaGATTAACTGGACTAGTTTTGTGGACTGTTTTTAGTTTTTTAGAAAATATTTGCtattaatatgtattttattgcCATGATGTTAGCCGTCCCAAGTCCAGAAGGGGAGGGTGCAGCCTAtacaaattgaattgaattgaaaaattCTAAACGGAATTTAGCAACAACAGCCCCCAATGAAACACAACAATCAATAACAACATCAAAACTCCTAAATATTAACCCAATAACCCATTGAAATATGGACGTTTTAATACGTTTTTCCTTCTGGTAGAAACCTCTCGAAttagataaacaaataaaaacagaagaacacAAGCTGCAGCTGGAAAGCAAATCTGAGCAACTCTATTCAGAAACTGCCGGTAGTCCGAATTTATTCAAAGGGACCTGCACCCAGGAAAGCATCCTAAATCCTGGTGACATGGAGAAAATCAAATTAGACTTGGAGAAAATCAAATTAGACTTGATTAACATGAGCAAGGCATGAGTAAGTTCACTTTTCACTAGCTAGGCCTAAGCAGTCGCATTCTTGGCCAAAATAAGCATTTTTCCTTGTACAAACTGCCCTGGCAGAGGTGTTTATGTTTTCCTTATCATTCGCAAGAGAAAGAGAGTAAGTCTGAAGCTACATTCAGTTGTCCTTGTGTCTTGTCATTGTTACGTTAAAGGTTTTTCTTTCTACCTGAAACAATctgaagacagaaaaaagaaTTTAAATAATACTCAGCAAAGATTTGGGGGCGAGCGGACAAGAAGTGGCACAGAGAAAAGCTACAGCTATGCTTATCAGGTAAGTCACCTCCCACCTCTGTGTTTCATACCCCATACACATTCAATGAAACacaggcggggagggagggaaatgacaGAAGAAACAGCACAAACaccgtgatgtcacttccagatgagcaacagaagtgacatcatagtgtCAGCAACACTCCCCCTCTCCAGACCCCAATCCCCCAAATGCTCCCAGGAGTTGTAAACCTTAGCCACAGGGCGCCAACATTTTGACACCATAAACTCTTTAAAAGGGCTGTACCAATCAGTCATTTTGTGTGCAGTTAAGAATTAAAATGTTATCCCGTCTCCTTAATCCAAGCTACTATAAACACACACAACAAAGAGACCTTCTAACAGCCTTCAATTGGAGCAATTAAATTATTTTAGGGCTCTGATGTCAAAATGTCAGCTTGATGGATAAAACCTACCATCGTCGAGTCTACGTTCCACAAATATCACGTACGCTTTCCCCCTTGATCCTGCATTAAATGTCTGTAAATCCCAATCTCCTTCCTTACTCGTAATAAGCAGACAATGTTGGGATTTACAAAGATCAAGAATGAGTAAAGCAATTTTGAAGCTTTGGATAAAAGGCGAAGGCTCGAAACAGTGGCTAATCTTTAAAAAGCCCACTAGTGGAGTTTGAAGAAAGCCGGAGGTGGATTCTACTGAGGTTTCGGCCTCATTGAAATCAAAACACAAACTTGATCCTCTtcccgcccccctcccgccccaccacgttttttttttcttgtttgagaAGATTAAACTAATGAAAATGGGCTTTTAAAAGTTATCAAAAGCAAATAAGCATTTGATTACAATATTGTTTGATCAATTAAGGCCAGATTACACAGAAATGTTTCTGTGCTCAAGAGAAtgagcgggggtgggtgggagggaggatgTAAAATAGAGAGAGTCCTTATGAGACAAGCGCATTTCCTAACCTTTAAGGAGAAATTAAACATcactttcccctgacactttattGTGCATTGTGCAGCTGTGTTTGAGGTttccagaaacagaaataaaagaagagGGGGTCAAAAAGGGCTTGAATAGCTATTTATTTCCATTCCTGTAGATGTGTTGGCCCGTTCGGTGCCTACGAATCTTCCCTGCATTGCGTTTCTCATCTACACTTCAGCAGTCTTCCATAGACGGGAGACTAAATGGATTTTATAGTGGCAGGATGTGACGGAACATGCATAATACAGCAGATGTGTCCTCAGATCTGCTTTTATCATCATACAAGCAGAGACTCCTTATGAAATCCTCCAGGATATCTTACCAAACCCAGAAAACTGGCTGGATAACTCAAAGGCTACTATTTAGTCCATTTACAGatgcaaaaaagggagggaaatggccaAAGGCCAAGGGAATGAGTAGACTGTTGCTATCCCTGTAGGATGTTGAAAACAGATATACCAACTGACATCAAGAGCGTATGTAGGGATTCCAACATAAGGTCTGAATATTCTTCAAAGACCTGAATATTCGTCAAAGATCTGAATATTCTTCAAAAAAGCTGCCAAGAAAAGCAATGAGTGGGTGGAAGGTAGGGATAAACTGAGGGggccattttcttccctttttttcttccattttagtaGGCCTCGTTTTCATTGCCATCTATAATGGCTTTTTTGATTCTTGTAGGACATTTATAGCATTGATGACTTCTTTTGTGTCTTGACACATCATTTATATGTAACTGAAACACAACTAACATGAAAAATGTGGATCTTCTTAAAGGAAATGTTTGCCTCAGATAAACAGGGAGTGGCACAAAAATGAAAATTTCACAATGTTAAGGTGTAAAATTCAAATAGAGATAGCTAGCTTGAAACACCTGGTATCACAACTAGCAGGAAGGTCCCGTGTAGAATTTCCATCCTCCAAGCAAGGCTTGGAGttccctcagaattacaactgatctccaggctacaaagatcagttcccctctaGGAAATAGAATCTTCAGATGGTAGGCTCCGTAGAGTAGTATCACCACAGAGCTCCCTCCCAGTGCCAAACTCTGACTTCCCCAAGCTCAGCCCCCGAATCTTccggaattttccaatctggagctgaGAACCCTAGTTGTGATTAGATCATGTAAGCCATATGGTTGTACCATACATACACTCTGATGAGCATGGTGAGGCCACACCAGACTCCTACACCAATGTGTAAATGGAGCCAAATAATTCTAATAAGCAGTCAAGTACAAACAAGAATTGCACTGTCCATTGATGTCACTGGAATTAGAAGCCAGTAGCTGGGTTTGAGATTGCTCTGTTATATTTGTTTCCTTAGCATTCTACTCAGATCTGAGAGCCACCTTCTTCCAGCTTCCAACCTGCCATTAGTGGGACCATCAGATGAAGGTGCAGGAGGATTCAGTTGTCTGTAAAGAAGGTAATGTCATATTTCCAATCAACACTCATTAGTTTAAAGATCAGCATTTGGCAGCCCATGGGTGAAATCAACATATGCTTGCACTGCAGATCACCATTCCTTAAATAtaacctagaccaggggtagggaacctgcggctctccagatgttcaggaactacaattcccatcagcctctgtcagcatggccaattggccatgctggtaggggctgatgggaattgtagttcctgaacatctggagagccgcaggttccctacccctgacctagactctCCTGTCCACCTGTGCAGCTGCTGAGGTATCAGCTTCCTCTATGGATTTGTATCAAATGCAGCTACTATGGCTACACCTGAGGTCACCATGCACATCCTATGTCCTCAAGTGCAGCTCTTAAAAAATGGTTTGGAAAGCACTGCTCTACAGCAAAGGGCAAAGACGACAAACTTGGAACGTGAACAGCACTTGCAACTCCAAGGCTTTACCAACACTTTTCATTCAATCAAAATGTGTGGCTTGCAAGGAATTCTTAAGAATGTATACTCAGAAGCACGTCTCACTGAGTTTAATGAAAGTGTAGTCAGTGTGTTGGATCCCATCTAAATGCTGTACACAGAAACGGAACTTCCTTACCTCTTCCCTCCCAAAGCAGCTCAAAATGTCTCCTGAAATACTTCTCCTGGGAAACaagagacccccccacccccaggatcaATAGGGGAAAGATAGAGGACTGCCACAAGAAAGGGGAAtcggtcccctccctccctccccttccatgcaCAGATCTTTTCAACAGGATCCAACCCCGTATGCTTTGGATTGCCACATTAGTAGTTTTCTACATTGAAGTCAGAGCTCTTGTTCCCACACTGTAGAGCTGTCTGCAAAGGGCAGTTTTTGAGATAAAGAGCGCCTATAGCCGAGAGCCAAGCTGTCTCTTTTTCCAGTTTCATTTATTCTTAAAGTAAAAATTTAATGCCTTTTTCTTTAAGCCTCAATGACTTTGTATTTTATTGCAGCAGGCAGAAGCCAACGGCCTGTCCGACCAACTCTAATCTCATTAAATGCATTGTTCTTACAGGTTTCAATGCCACACACAAATTATTGAAGCAACAGATCAGATTCCCTAGCCACTAAAAATTTTATTGGATAAAAGGACAAAAGCAGTTAAAGAGCATTGTTAAATTCATTAATTTCTCTGACAGGCAGCCTTTCAAAAGCGCTCATAATTGTTCAAGCGTTCACatccaggaaaagaaaaataagactgATTTTGATCAGGCGTATTGTGAGGGCGATTTCAAGAAGCAACCACAGAAAGGCATTTAATGAGCAAAAATACAGTATCTGGAAAGTATGTTTAATTGCCAAGTGCGATTAATGAAGGGATTATTTGCCGCTGATCTGGTGGAGTCCTGAATACAACTTGACACTAAATTAATGCaaatgaagaagaaacaaaagagGGGGAACAATGCACTTTCTCACCTTATTAGCAATTTCAGATGTTATTCACG
Proteins encoded:
- the LOC125440105 gene encoding serine-rich coiled-coil domain-containing protein 1-like, which gives rise to MGDSGSRRSIIVSRLPIFRRSISRRRDSLPSSPTSNSTTGVHSSSPSSTNSSSGSTGKRRSLFRTPSISFHHKKGSEQKAESLNQNAAISNGAQSNHNTLQKLGLEEHVKSRGRHSVGFGSSRSKKITRSVTEDFEKGREHSANKNVFINCIRSGKNEGDDSGFTEEQSRSSVKHSSRKLLPKSFSTHYKLSKPVPQSQSVLCVQPSSCLLDIKPSVESEPRSVRSSPSCSPEVVECVGSSLQSPMLSADVTMVQTPSEFLALTEDSVSEIDGLPNWGNLHAETFVHNIPTSQIFLNPVAAASAPVSRKADHIESVSHCAAIATESQGAENLLLSEASAVSKVLDANPNHAKVLLKEFPAEQTSHREDISSGAEAQLKPFVLNQGEITECSLKAQGSHRDQEHVRAPGHVREAISILESAIIPTSSEPRSFQNQHEINHAKVNLASSFSPHREWRFIEKRLRSSSEGTAGSSRMILKPKDGNPEELNSLRKQRADSSSSKMNSMDVLNNLGSCDLDEDDLMLDLEFLEDQHHHRSVCREDSHQSIVSCAAVLLTPVEPVAEGKKKEQPKMPEMTKQNLSLKLSKDVDRGEPRCPRVNQLASSPSMEWPFPTMEEGAGMESLPFRLMMQDCTAVKTLLLKMKRVLQESTDMSPASSTNSLPVSPLTEEPLPFKDIMKDECSALMLQLKERDELISQLREELEKAQHLQRTLATKVDKSTQTELVGHDALWNSSCTEGSVYKPISISLVPTLFN